The DNA segment tgtgccaccgcacttcagcttaagcaacagagcaagacctcatttctaaaaacaacaacagcaacaacaccaataataataaaaatgtcaagTCAATAGTAGAAGTGTTTTGTATTCGGTCTTAGCCAGAGAAACCCAAGATGCCATGACTTGGAGCAAAACTGTGGCTAAaacatgctttttgtttttcttccagttctgttataaagaaaacatgtaggaaattttctctctctttctctctttcacctGTCCCACTTTTTGTGTGTCCTTTGTAGTTTTGGACCATCATTCTTAACAAATTTATTTGGCATTTGGAAGATAAGTTAGCCAAAATTTTACTGTATTTGAAAGGCTAGTTATATATTCTGTTATTTAGACATAAGAGCATGAGATTCTTGATATTAAATTGGTAAATTAATTATTAGCAGCCTAGTGGTTTGGGTTGGCAAGGATTCTCTCAATGATCATTTGGGAGAGTAGCAGAAGCAAAGGAGGAGTCTTAAGAAACATCAACACCAAAAAGGTTTTCTTCCTTTGggaaaaagaatttttataaaaagattctTGAATTGCTAATTGTTATGAACCTCATAAGAAAAAAGTATCTtgtatttacaaaaatgaaatgagtTCTATTAGATAGATGCTGTTTTGATATTCTAGGAACTACAAAATGCCTTCTGTGATATTTAAAGATACactaaaagtaaaaggaaacaaaaataatgagaGATTCTAAATAAAAGTCAAGTGGGTAAGGAAACAAGAtaatttgagagagaaaaataaatcttacttTGAAATTTAAGGATCCATGAGTACTCAGATTTAGTTtttagaagagagagaagaaaggatacATATCTACTATTTTGTAATTAGTGTCTTCAACAGTTATCTTTTTCCACAGAGCCCACCTGAATGACCTTGAAAATATTGTTCCATTTCTTGGAATTGGCCTCCTGTATTCCTTGAGTGGTCCCGACCTCTCTACAGCCATCCTGCACTTCAGACTCTTTGTCGGAGCACGGATCTAccacaccatttcatatttgacaccCCTTCCCCAGCCAAATAGAGGTTTGAGTTTTTTTATTGGATATGGAGTTACTCTTTCCATGGCTTACAGGttgctgaaaaataaattgtaccTGTAAAGAGAATCATCCAACTCATTATCCAGTTGGTTTTTTAAGAATTCTCTACTTCCAATTTATAATGAATACTTTCTTAGGTTTTAGGTAGGAGAGGAACAGAGGAATTACGAACTGGGGTAAACCCGTTTTGAATATTAGCATTGCCAATATCCTCTATTCTTGTTTTTACATTTGGATTAGAAATTTAGCATAATAATTCTTAGGtcttttgtctgattttttaaagtactttcttATACATTTGGATCATGTTATGATTTGTAACATTCATGCAGCACTTCACTTCTGAATCTATAAAATAATTGTGTGTATGAGAAACCTATATTTCAACACTGCTGAAACGGACgtgaaataaagaatttaaagaatGATTTTGTTTCGTTTGATTTTTCccagtattttgttttcaaaagtttCAAACCTAGGGTAAAGTtgaaaaatagtacaaagaaccTCTCTATACCCTTCGCTTAGACTCAccagttgttaacattttgcatatttgcttttcttctctctctgttttctttttctctgaaacaTCTGAGAGTAAGTGGCAGATATCATGGCACGTCACTCTTTAATACTTCAGCACGATTTTCTTATGAACAAGGCATTCTCCAAATAACCACAATACCATTCTTACACCCAAGACATTTAGTATTAATATAATAGTGTTTCATATACATAGTCTTTATTCCAATTTTTCCAATTTCCTCAGCAATATTCTTTATAACTGCTTTATTTTGGATCCAGGAATCCAAGACCAAACATTGCCTTCTGTTATCATTTCTGTTTGGCTTTCACTTAAATCAGAGAATTCTTTCacttacttttgcttttgtctaACCTTGACATTTTTTGAAGAGTTACAGACAAGTTGTTTTACAGAATGACCCTTAATCTGGATTTGTTTTATCTAGGATTTTCTCATTCTTAGATTCAGATTAACCATTTTTGGTGGTGTGTCCTTCACATTATAAAACATCAACAGGCATATGATATCAGTTTGCCCTGTTATTGGTGATAATTAAATTTGATCAATTTAGTAAGGTAGTGTCAACCAAATCTGTCCATTTTAAAGGGACCCTTTTATTTCTATAATCATATGTGGGGTCATAACTTGAGACTGTATGCATATCCTGTCCCCCTACAAAATTTCACTTAATAGATTTAGCACCCAGATATGTTGTTTGGTttctacatataaatatgtaGCACGTAAATCAcacaaatttagattttttttttggtcttacaTGGAATGTGTACTTAAGTCTCTATAATAAAGGGTgagcttttaaaatatcagtatttttcttatatatgCCATCCATCTAATTTATATTAGTTTTTGATTTTCGTATCTTTtgatgcattttaattttaaatatgtatttcttaaacaGTACTTTGAATGGCATTTGTGAATCGTTCATTTAGATGTGCCATTTGAGAAAAGTCACTGCGTTGCATTTTAGGTTTCATAGTTTGAGCAACTCTGAAGTCCATAAACAAAACCTATTAGACAATTGACTATGTAGAATTCCATACaagtttctttttacttcttttcctaaTGTTAAAAAAGCAGCTTTGCATACTGTGGATCTTGGCCTTAGGAACTCTTTGTGGTGTAATTAATAGAAAAGACCATGAGCTCAGGAGGGAAAAGTTTGAAACCCATGAGTTGGCTCTGCCTGCATgaacacgcacatacacacacacacacacacacacacacacacacacacacacacacccctgctcTCTGGATTTGGGCAACTGGCTTACACTGTCTGTTCTGCAGTTTCTCAAACTTTACAAGATTTTTTGAAGGTCATATGCTTTTCTGTATGTGAAGCCtttgaaaaaagtatattttaagccattaagtgtTTCCCATgtgtaaattatttcagtaaTCTCTCAATCACAAAGATTCAGATAACTGAGTTCCTCCTAGTTTTGGATCAGATCTTTGTTGAACCATTATCACGTCTTCCATTGTTTTCTCAAATTTTCTTCTCACTTGGTAATGCTTCTCTGAGCAGAAGCAGAACGGATGGTGGTTATTGTAGCAGTTATCCATTTAGCTATTAATATTTGATATTCATTAGTAGACAATTACTAGGGGAAAAggacatttaaattttatattctcaGAGGTATAGGAACTATGTATATGAACAGAACACActtaaggaaaaatgaaaaagtctAGGGATTACCCAGTTCAGTTTCTAAACTTAAGTATAAGTTGTAAAAACAATTTAGAATACTTTTTAACTATACTTTTACTCACAAGAGAAGCTTTAGATACAGGGGGATTTATTAGTGAAACTGCTTTTGTGAAGGAGGATGGATGAAGGGGAAAGCTGTTTACTAGTCTAGAATCCTGCATCGAGGATTCCCCACCTGACTGTAAGACAGAATTGGCTCTAGAGTGAAGTCTGTGCGCTAAGTGACTTTCACTTCTGATGGGACGCAGGTGGAATCGTACAGCTTGCCTTAACGCTATTCCTGTGAGGAATAGGATGGgtttgttttcatgtttctgctacttaatttgaaaacaaagatTGTGGTTACCTTTGTATCTGCATGCAGAtccgtgtacacacacacacccacacccatcaCCAGTACTAACCATTATGAATGCTTAGTAATCAGATAACATTGTTACTTTTCGAAACACCACCATCTCCCTACATTCAGGCCTGGTTCTGTACTCACCTATCCTAAGCCAACTCTATCACAAGCAGTTCAAGATCCACTGAAACTGGAAGATCTGTATTTCTTACAGAGTCATCATCTAGGGCAATGATGGGGGTTTTGGGGGCAGGGTTCAGTGACTCTCA comes from the Macaca mulatta isolate MMU2019108-1 chromosome 11, T2T-MMU8v2.0, whole genome shotgun sequence genome and includes:
- the MGST1 gene encoding microsomal glutathione S-transferase 1 isoform X1, with protein sequence MVDLTQIMDDEVFMAFASYATIILSKMMLMSATTAFYRMTRKVFANPEDCVTFGKGENAKKYLRTDDRVERVRRAHLNDLENIVPFLGIGLLYSLSGPDLSTAILHFRLFVGARIYHTISYLTPLPQPNRGLSFFIGYGVTLSMAYRLLKNKLYL